A DNA window from Nitrososphaerota archaeon contains the following coding sequences:
- a CDS encoding ABC transporter ATP-binding protein, whose product MENGHLEVKNINVSYGEMQVIWDVSLRVKKGEIVALIGPNGAGKTTLCKTIIGALKPRTGSIIFNGEQIDKLSIPEIIRRGVTIVPEGRRLFGHMTVRENLELGVYASKAKTEMKHTLEEVFAFFPRLKERENQLAGSLSGGEQQMLALARGLMTKPQLLILDEPSLGLAPKIVLQIYDLIKNIREQGITILLIEQYADRALENSDRGYVLERGRVVLEGLSSTLLKDERVRKAYLGEE is encoded by the coding sequence ATGGAAAACGGGCACCTAGAAGTTAAAAACATAAACGTTTCTTACGGGGAAATGCAAGTTATCTGGGATGTTTCTCTGAGGGTCAAAAAGGGCGAGATCGTAGCATTGATCGGTCCTAATGGCGCAGGCAAAACAACACTATGCAAGACTATCATAGGTGCTCTTAAACCTAGGACAGGTTCCATAATATTCAATGGAGAACAAATAGATAAACTTTCGATACCTGAGATCATAAGACGGGGGGTAACCATTGTACCAGAAGGTCGAAGACTTTTCGGTCATATGACGGTGCGTGAAAATCTCGAGCTCGGAGTATATGCTTCTAAAGCGAAAACTGAGATGAAGCACACGCTTGAAGAAGTCTTTGCTTTCTTTCCCAGACTAAAAGAGAGAGAAAATCAACTCGCCGGCTCCCTGAGTGGAGGAGAACAGCAGATGCTCGCGCTCGCAAGAGGGCTGATGACTAAACCTCAACTTCTAATATTAGACGAACCTTCTTTGGGTCTTGCTCCTAAAATCGTCCTTCAAATATACGATCTGATAAAGAATATTCGAGAACAAGGTATTACAATCTTGCTTATTGAGCAGTATGCTGATCGCGCGCTAGAAAATTCAGATAGGGGTTATGTGTTAGAGCGGGGTAGAGTTGTGCTTGAAGGATTATCGTCTACCCTTCTGAAGGATGAACGTGTTAGAAAAGCGTATCTGGGTGAAGAATGA
- a CDS encoding branched-chain amino acid ABC transporter permease has product MKRIYFLGGILVVFLILLPYFAGRFFVNAAILTLLFFSISVTWGFMAKHAWLVSLGQQIFVGVAGYTTAVLTMYYDVPLWLSVIVAGFVGMLLAGLLSFPLLRLRGFYFAIGTLVTAEIVKLLFIGWDYVGGGMGLIFRNVYGISLQALYYATVVLAFYSIFLTSFIYRSKLGFGLRALGNEEEAASGLGVNPFVCRSILFTLASSVASFAGALYAIFHPYVEPVTFFNINWTTGSVFVSIIGGVGTTIGPLFGSIVYVALTYLLSEYVGLSLLLQGVITAAFLLLCPVGLWGYLRMKLKR; this is encoded by the coding sequence ATGAAGCGCATCTACTTTCTCGGTGGTATCTTAGTTGTTTTTCTTATTCTATTACCTTACTTTGCAGGACGCTTCTTCGTTAACGCAGCGATATTGACTTTGCTATTCTTTTCTATTAGCGTAACTTGGGGGTTTATGGCTAAACATGCGTGGCTGGTATCTTTAGGACAGCAGATATTTGTTGGTGTGGCAGGTTATACAACAGCTGTATTGACGATGTATTACGATGTGCCTCTATGGTTAAGTGTGATAGTTGCGGGTTTTGTTGGTATGTTGCTCGCGGGCTTGCTTTCATTCCCCCTTTTAAGGCTACGTGGTTTCTACTTTGCCATAGGCACACTAGTTACAGCAGAAATAGTAAAACTTCTCTTCATCGGATGGGACTATGTAGGTGGCGGAATGGGTCTGATTTTTAGAAACGTATATGGCATTTCCTTGCAAGCACTATATTATGCTACCGTAGTGTTGGCATTCTACTCAATCTTTCTAACGTCCTTTATCTACCGCTCAAAACTAGGGTTTGGATTAAGAGCGTTAGGAAATGAGGAGGAAGCTGCCTCAGGACTTGGAGTAAATCCATTCGTATGTAGAAGCATCTTGTTTACTCTAGCATCTTCGGTTGCGAGCTTTGCAGGCGCCCTCTACGCGATTTTTCATCCGTACGTCGAGCCAGTGACATTCTTTAATATAAATTGGACAACAGGTTCGGTCTTCGTTTCTATAATCGGCGGTGTAGGCACAACGATAGGTCCACTTTTTGGAAGTATCGTATATGTAGCTCTCACCTACTTACTTTCTGAATATGTTGGACTTAGCCTTCTATTACAAGGAGTAATCACAGCCGCCTTTTTGCTACTTTGCCCAGTTGGTTTATGGGGATATTTACGTATGAAATTAAAGAGATAG
- a CDS encoding ABC transporter ATP-binding protein → MKVIRVPNLLEGVNLVKRFGALTAVKNVSFVVEKGQIIGLIGPNGSGKTTLFNLISGVLIPDEGRVKFGGKDITGLPPYKICRLGIARTYQIVKPFLEMTVLENVIVGMLYCAGEALNKSRSEAQQYLTLVGLDKKKDLLASRLNIAERKFLEIARALATKPKVLLLDEPLSGLNPTEINEAKKLIRGIREDFGVTIIWVEHILRALYGTVEKVIVLNYGEKIAEGSLEAVTNDPKVLEAYLGEKWAIKG, encoded by the coding sequence ATGAAAGTTATTCGTGTTCCGAACTTGTTAGAGGGCGTTAATCTGGTTAAGCGCTTTGGTGCACTAACGGCTGTAAAAAACGTAAGTTTCGTGGTGGAGAAAGGACAAATAATTGGGCTCATCGGACCAAACGGCTCAGGAAAAACGACGCTATTTAACCTTATTTCAGGTGTTCTTATACCGGATGAAGGGCGTGTTAAATTTGGTGGTAAGGATATCACTGGTTTACCGCCTTATAAGATCTGTAGATTGGGTATTGCAAGAACCTATCAGATTGTAAAACCATTTTTAGAGATGACTGTGCTTGAAAATGTCATAGTAGGTATGCTTTATTGTGCTGGAGAAGCTCTGAACAAAAGTAGGAGTGAAGCGCAACAATACTTGACATTAGTTGGATTGGACAAAAAGAAGGACCTACTCGCGTCTCGCCTTAATATAGCTGAGAGAAAATTTCTTGAAATTGCACGTGCTCTCGCAACAAAACCTAAAGTCTTACTCTTAGATGAGCCGTTGAGCGGATTAAACCCCACAGAGATCAATGAAGCAAAGAAGCTTATCAGAGGGATTAGAGAGGATTTTGGTGTCACTATCATATGGGTAGAACATATTCTCAGAGCTTTATATGGTACAGTAGAGAAAGTTATTGTACTTAATTATGGCGAAAAGATTGCGGAGGGCTCCCTAGAAGCTGTAACAAACGATCCGAAAGTGTTAGAAGCTTATCTTGGCGAAAAATGGGCTATCAAGGGCTGA